In uncultured Cohaesibacter sp., a genomic segment contains:
- a CDS encoding acyclic terpene utilization AtuA family protein, with translation MKTIRIGSGAGYSGDRIEPAVELAEKGDIDYLVFECLAERTIAIAQRAKLNDPEKGYDPLLSERMQAVLPACRKNGVKIVTNMGAANPLSAAKKTSEIAAQLGLGDLKIAAVSGDDVFEILKSSNVKITETGEPASSMSNTIVSANAYVGAEPIVKALAGGADVVITGRVADPSMFLAPQIVEFGWALDDWDKLGKGTAVGHLLECAGQITGGYYAEPGKKDVEGLGRLGFPIAEVSENGEAVITKIAEAGGSVTVDTCKEQILYEVHDPAHYLTPDVTADFSNITFEQIGKDRVKVGNVTGRERPATLKASVGYVDGYIGEGEMSYAGPGCVARGKLALEIVKERLQIAKVETSELRFDLIGINAIHGDVLAPQPDPTEVRIRVAGRCETMKEAVKIGNEVETLYTNGPASGGGASKSAKQVVAMLSALLPRDFVAPAIQFIED, from the coding sequence ATGAAGACCATTCGTATTGGATCCGGTGCCGGTTACTCCGGAGACCGCATTGAACCTGCCGTGGAACTGGCTGAAAAGGGAGACATCGATTATCTCGTGTTCGAATGTCTTGCCGAACGGACCATCGCGATTGCGCAAAGAGCAAAATTGAATGATCCGGAAAAAGGCTATGATCCACTTCTGAGCGAAAGAATGCAGGCGGTTCTCCCCGCCTGCAGGAAGAATGGCGTCAAGATCGTCACCAATATGGGCGCAGCAAACCCGCTGTCGGCAGCAAAGAAAACCAGCGAAATTGCCGCACAGCTGGGCCTTGGTGATCTGAAGATCGCCGCTGTGTCCGGTGACGATGTGTTCGAAATCCTCAAGAGCAGTAACGTCAAGATCACGGAAACCGGCGAACCGGCTTCTTCCATGTCCAACACCATCGTCTCCGCCAATGCCTATGTCGGGGCAGAGCCAATCGTCAAGGCTCTGGCAGGCGGTGCCGATGTGGTCATCACGGGGCGCGTTGCCGATCCGTCGATGTTCCTTGCGCCGCAGATCGTGGAATTCGGCTGGGCGCTGGATGACTGGGACAAGCTGGGCAAGGGCACGGCCGTCGGTCACTTGCTGGAATGCGCAGGCCAGATCACCGGTGGCTATTATGCCGAGCCGGGCAAGAAGGATGTCGAGGGGCTTGGCCGTCTCGGTTTCCCGATTGCCGAGGTTAGCGAGAATGGCGAGGCGGTCATTACCAAGATCGCCGAAGCCGGTGGCTCGGTCACCGTGGATACATGCAAGGAGCAGATCCTCTATGAGGTCCACGATCCGGCCCATTATCTGACACCGGATGTCACGGCTGATTTCTCCAACATCACCTTCGAGCAGATCGGCAAGGATCGGGTCAAGGTCGGTAATGTCACGGGGCGTGAGCGCCCGGCAACTCTGAAGGCCTCGGTTGGCTATGTCGATGGCTATATCGGCGAAGGGGAAATGTCCTATGCCGGTCCGGGCTGTGTCGCTCGCGGCAAGCTGGCGCTTGAAATTGTCAAGGAACGGCTGCAGATCGCCAAGGTCGAGACCAGCGAATTGCGCTTTGACCTGATTGGCATCAATGCCATTCATGGCGACGTTCTGGCTCCTCAGCCAGACCCGACCGAAGTGCGCATTCGTGTTGCTGGCCGCTGCGAGACGATGAAGGAAGCGGTGAAAATCGGCAACGAAGTCGAAACCCTCTATACCAACGGCCCGGCCAGCGGTGGGGGAGCAAGCAAATCGGCCAAACAGGTCGTTGCCATGCTGTCGGCTCTGCTGCCGCGCGACTTTGTCGCTCCTGCCATCCAGTTTATCGAGGATTGA
- a CDS encoding citrate:proton symporter: MTNKLSPLVALILVPLAAALIGGFGLESAGFMVAGIKKIAPVASMFVFAIVFFGILSDAGMMDPIIDRVLKTVGMKPSRITLGTAILALIVHLDGSGAVTFLVTIPAMLPLYDRLKMRRVVLAAIAAMAAGTANMLPWGGPTLRAAASLNVPVTDVFNPMIGVWIVGLVSVLALAYFLGLREEKRLGVSGELSDVDHTEVHVRELSDEEKELRRPKLFWLNILLTIAVLGAMISGLIPAAVSFMLGTVFALLLNYPNPDSQKKRIDAHAKAALMMASILFAAGAFTGIMRESGMLKAMAETAANFVPADFATHMPAMVGILSMPFSLLFDPDSYYFGVMPVIAHVYETFGGNPIAIGQASILGQMTTGFPVSPLTASTFLLIGLTGVPLGEHQRFTIPLVFAISVIMTIAAVVFGIFPI, from the coding sequence ATGACAAACAAATTATCGCCATTGGTTGCCCTTATTCTGGTTCCGCTTGCCGCCGCATTGATCGGTGGTTTCGGGCTTGAGAGCGCCGGTTTCATGGTCGCGGGTATCAAGAAAATTGCCCCCGTTGCATCCATGTTCGTATTCGCCATTGTCTTCTTCGGAATCCTTTCCGATGCCGGGATGATGGACCCCATCATTGATCGCGTTCTGAAAACGGTCGGCATGAAGCCATCCCGCATCACGCTGGGTACGGCCATTCTGGCGCTGATCGTTCATCTGGATGGCTCTGGCGCCGTGACCTTCCTTGTCACGATACCGGCAATGTTACCGCTTTATGATCGCCTCAAGATGCGCCGTGTCGTGCTGGCCGCAATTGCTGCGATGGCTGCCGGTACGGCCAATATGCTGCCCTGGGGTGGTCCGACCTTGCGCGCTGCGGCAAGCCTCAACGTTCCTGTGACCGATGTTTTCAATCCGATGATCGGTGTCTGGATTGTTGGTCTGGTTTCCGTTCTGGCGCTGGCCTATTTCCTCGGACTGCGCGAAGAAAAGCGTCTTGGTGTGTCTGGCGAACTGTCTGACGTAGATCATACCGAAGTGCATGTTCGCGAACTGAGCGATGAAGAAAAGGAACTGCGCCGTCCGAAGCTGTTCTGGCTGAACATCCTGCTGACCATTGCCGTTCTGGGCGCAATGATCTCCGGTCTCATTCCGGCTGCGGTTTCCTTCATGCTGGGTACCGTTTTTGCCCTTCTGCTGAACTATCCAAACCCGGATTCGCAGAAAAAGCGCATTGATGCCCATGCAAAGGCAGCATTGATGATGGCTTCCATCCTGTTTGCCGCAGGTGCATTTACCGGCATCATGCGTGAATCGGGCATGCTCAAGGCGATGGCTGAGACGGCCGCGAACTTTGTCCCTGCCGATTTTGCCACCCATATGCCTGCCATGGTCGGCATTCTGTCCATGCCGTTCAGTCTGCTGTTTGACCCGGATTCCTACTATTTCGGTGTGATGCCGGTTATTGCCCATGTCTATGAGACATTTGGCGGCAACCCGATCGCAATTGGCCAGGCTTCCATTCTTGGCCAGATGACCACCGGTTTCCCTGTCAGCCCGCTGACTGCATCAACATTCCTGCTGATCGGTCTGACCGGTGTGCCGCTTGGTGAGCATCAGAGATTTACAATTCCACTGGTTTTCGCAATCTCCGTCATCATGACGATTGCCGCCGTGGTCTTCGGAATCTTCCCGATCTGA
- a CDS encoding LysR substrate-binding domain-containing protein → MQPSFRQIRAFLSVASHLKFTRAAEELNISQPALTVQINQLEEALSIKLFNRNRRQVSLTAAGHDLLPLFERIAADMDEVMTASSDIYQARRGVVRISALPSVTSRIVPRAMASFRQTHPNIQVRIRDVVAETVVEMVKNEDVDFGIGARLTPDREIKVENFITDHVCAFYQSGHPLEDAKPILKLNDCTAFPLVLTGKNSSIRVLFERAMAREGTEVEIAAEANYMSTALGMVRAGLGVAILPMSAIDAGSVLGLAYKQIDAPWLHRRIGIIRKASRSDSPVAEHFIRALHAAVESMPNSPFKSIKKTDLAK, encoded by the coding sequence ATGCAACCCAGTTTCCGCCAGATACGCGCCTTTCTTTCTGTCGCATCCCATTTGAAATTCACCCGTGCGGCGGAGGAACTGAACATCTCCCAGCCTGCCCTTACCGTCCAGATCAACCAGCTGGAGGAAGCCCTCTCCATCAAGCTGTTCAACAGGAACCGGCGGCAGGTATCTCTCACCGCAGCCGGTCACGATCTGCTCCCCCTGTTCGAGCGGATTGCCGCCGACATGGACGAGGTTATGACTGCCAGCAGTGACATCTATCAGGCCCGGCGCGGCGTTGTTCGCATATCGGCGCTGCCCTCTGTCACCTCGCGCATCGTCCCCAGAGCCATGGCCAGTTTTCGCCAGACCCACCCCAACATTCAGGTTCGCATCCGCGATGTGGTTGCCGAGACGGTCGTGGAAATGGTCAAGAATGAGGATGTCGATTTCGGCATTGGCGCACGCCTGACGCCAGATCGGGAAATCAAGGTGGAGAATTTCATAACCGACCATGTTTGCGCCTTCTATCAGAGCGGCCACCCGCTCGAAGACGCCAAACCGATTCTGAAGCTGAATGATTGCACCGCCTTTCCGCTGGTGCTCACAGGCAAAAACAGCTCCATTCGCGTCCTGTTTGAACGCGCCATGGCCAGAGAAGGCACGGAGGTGGAGATCGCTGCCGAAGCCAACTATATGTCGACAGCGCTCGGCATGGTGCGCGCAGGCCTCGGGGTTGCCATTCTGCCAATGTCGGCAATTGATGCAGGCAGTGTTCTGGGGCTGGCCTACAAGCAGATCGACGCTCCATGGCTGCATCGCCGGATCGGCATCATCCGCAAGGCCAGCCGCAGCGACTCTCCTGTCGCCGAACATTTTATCCGGGCCCTGCATGCCGCCGTCGAGAGCATGCCCAACAGCCCCTTCAAGAGCATCAAGAAGACGGATCTGGCCAAATAG
- a CDS encoding NAD(P)H-dependent oxidoreductase: MKDKFDIAVIVGSLRKDSISRKLANAIVSLAPANLSLRFVDVGELPFYNPDLDGDDAPQSWKAFRASMAPADGVLFVTPEYNRSVPASLKNALDVGSRPAGQSIWSGKAAGIVSGSLGGIGGFGANHHLRQSLTFLDMPAMQQPEAYIGSFGDLFDENGQITKDGTREFLSKFASAFADWVKLQAKDQH; the protein is encoded by the coding sequence GTGAAAGACAAATTTGATATCGCCGTCATTGTCGGCAGTCTGCGAAAAGACTCCATCAGTCGCAAGCTGGCCAATGCGATTGTGTCACTGGCACCGGCAAATCTCAGCCTGCGCTTTGTGGATGTGGGTGAGTTGCCCTTTTATAATCCGGATCTGGATGGCGATGATGCGCCGCAAAGCTGGAAGGCCTTCCGGGCATCGATGGCACCTGCCGATGGTGTGCTGTTTGTGACGCCGGAATATAACCGCTCCGTGCCTGCTTCCCTGAAAAATGCGCTCGATGTGGGCTCCCGTCCGGCAGGACAGAGCATCTGGTCTGGCAAGGCTGCCGGAATCGTGTCCGGTTCACTTGGTGGTATTGGCGGATTTGGTGCCAACCATCATTTGCGTCAGTCTCTGACCTTCCTTGATATGCCTGCCATGCAGCAGCCTGAGGCTTATATCGGATCCTTTGGCGATCTGTTTGATGAGAATGGTCAGATTACCAAGGATGGCACCCGGGAATTCCTCTCCAAATTCGCCTCGGCCTTTGCCGATTGGGTGAAGCTGCAAGCCAAAGACCAGCATTGA
- a CDS encoding TetR/AcrR family transcriptional regulator codes for MRVKTDEKRLEILQVAAKVFGQSGYHGASMSAISAELGGSKATLYGYFSSKEELFAAVLMQSLDDRGNELFQIMEEGEDEDLDILLRRFGRAYLDFITDQDALALFRSAVSEEFEGKLSQELYRNGQVRGWGEVEAFFAAKMAQGLLCGPSAKIISLHLKGLLECGIAEPIMYRCPPHLDFDVAVDSAVDAFMKAYGGAC; via the coding sequence ATGCGCGTGAAGACAGACGAGAAGAGGCTCGAAATTCTGCAGGTTGCCGCCAAAGTCTTTGGACAAAGCGGCTATCACGGTGCCAGTATGTCGGCTATTTCGGCCGAATTGGGAGGCTCAAAAGCCACACTTTATGGTTACTTTAGTTCGAAGGAGGAGCTGTTTGCCGCTGTTCTGATGCAGTCTCTTGATGATCGCGGCAACGAATTGTTCCAGATTATGGAAGAGGGGGAAGACGAAGATCTGGACATATTGTTACGGCGATTCGGACGCGCCTATCTCGATTTTATAACCGATCAGGACGCTCTGGCGCTCTTTCGCAGCGCAGTGTCTGAGGAGTTCGAAGGCAAGCTGTCGCAGGAGCTGTACCGCAATGGTCAGGTCAGGGGCTGGGGGGAAGTGGAGGCCTTTTTTGCTGCCAAAATGGCCCAGGGGCTGCTTTGCGGGCCTTCGGCGAAAATCATCAGCCTGCATCTGAAGGGCCTGCTGGAATGCGGCATCGCCGAGCCGATTATGTATCGCTGTCCGCCGCATCTCGATTTTGATGTGGCCGTCGACAGTGCCGTGGATGCCTTCATGAAGGCCTATGGTGGGGCTTGCTGA
- a CDS encoding efflux transporter outer membrane subunit, which translates to MDFWGKNRAALAAAQGEQKAAEAEAAAARLAVSSGIAQAYAQLAALYASRDAASSALRVRNDSLKLMQSRFNQQLENESALERAKSNQQSTIARLAAIDEDIALAKNQMAALLGKGPDRGLSINRPRVSGGHYYGLPKQLPLDLLGRRPDIVAARLRAEAAVERVDEAKASFYPNVNLTAMIGRQALGLDMFHDTDSTLGSIGPAVTLPILDGGRLRAGYRSSRASQEMAVASYDQTLVRALKDVADAMVSKRQLSVRLNATSNAVKAAQNAYDIVKNRYEGGLATYLEVLAAEDAMIGARGEAAALRARSFALDVQLVRALGGGFREMEKTK; encoded by the coding sequence ATAGATTTCTGGGGCAAGAATCGCGCCGCTCTGGCAGCCGCGCAAGGCGAACAGAAAGCAGCTGAGGCAGAAGCCGCGGCAGCGCGTCTGGCGGTTTCCTCCGGCATTGCCCAGGCCTACGCCCAGCTGGCTGCACTTTATGCCAGCCGCGACGCAGCCTCCTCGGCCCTGCGCGTGCGCAATGACAGCCTCAAGCTGATGCAGTCGCGCTTCAACCAGCAGCTGGAAAATGAAAGCGCGCTGGAACGGGCCAAATCCAACCAGCAGAGCACGATTGCCCGCCTTGCTGCCATTGATGAAGACATCGCACTGGCCAAAAACCAGATGGCAGCCCTTTTGGGCAAAGGCCCTGATCGCGGCTTGTCGATCAATCGCCCGCGCGTCAGTGGTGGCCACTATTATGGCCTGCCCAAGCAATTGCCGCTCGACCTGCTGGGACGTCGCCCCGATATCGTTGCCGCCCGCTTGCGGGCTGAAGCCGCGGTCGAGCGCGTGGATGAAGCGAAGGCCTCCTTCTATCCTAATGTCAATCTGACGGCGATGATCGGACGACAGGCGCTTGGGCTGGATATGTTCCATGACACGGATTCCACGCTTGGTTCCATCGGCCCGGCAGTGACCCTGCCCATTCTTGATGGCGGCCGCCTGCGGGCTGGATACCGCAGCTCCAGAGCCAGTCAGGAAATGGCTGTCGCAAGCTATGACCAGACCCTCGTCAGGGCACTCAAGGATGTGGCCGACGCGATGGTCAGCAAACGCCAGCTCTCGGTTCGTTTGAACGCAACCAGCAACGCCGTGAAAGCGGCACAGAATGCCTATGACATTGTCAAGAACCGCTATGAAGGCGGCCTTGCAACCTATCTTGAAGTCCTAGCCGCCGAGGATGCCATGATTGGCGCCCGAGGTGAGGCGGCTGCTCTGAGAGCGCGAAGCTTCGCGCTCGATGTACAGTTGGTCCGTGCTCTTGGTGGAGGCTTTCGCGAAATGGAGAAAACCAAGTGA
- a CDS encoding HlyD family efflux transporter periplasmic adaptor subunit, with the protein MSKVSADSKSASNVEKIFDEQTGLPKKKSKRGPLFLGLLVAVAAVSGAYYAYDTLYASKHVVTDNAYVGADIAGITPLIAAPVKEVRVSDTEHVAKGDILVILDDTDASLQLKQAEAGYQQAIRSVQALNATDKTLLAQIAGRKADQQRVEAQYTMAQANFAKAKIDLERRQTLVENGSVSGDELTMAETAFKNAEANLGAAEAALTAAKAGLEAAQGQQQANAAMIEGVSVENNPQVLVAKAQRDQAQVNLDRTIIRAPVDGVVSMRRVQVGERVQPGMRLMVVVPLNEVYVDANFKEVQLEKVKPGQPVTLHSDLYGSDVEFNGTVVGFSGGTGAAFSAVPAQNATGNWIKVVQRLPVRVALDPEQLKDHPLEVGLSMEADIHVAE; encoded by the coding sequence ATGAGTAAAGTTTCAGCCGACAGCAAGTCTGCGAGCAACGTCGAGAAGATTTTCGATGAACAGACGGGTCTGCCCAAGAAGAAGAGCAAGCGCGGACCGTTGTTCCTTGGCCTGCTCGTGGCAGTCGCCGCCGTCTCCGGCGCCTATTATGCCTATGACACACTCTATGCCTCCAAGCATGTGGTCACGGACAATGCCTATGTCGGCGCCGACATTGCTGGCATCACCCCGCTGATTGCCGCCCCGGTCAAGGAAGTACGCGTCAGCGACACCGAACATGTTGCAAAGGGTGACATTCTGGTGATTCTGGATGACACCGATGCAAGCCTGCAACTCAAGCAGGCCGAAGCCGGCTATCAGCAGGCTATACGCTCTGTGCAGGCACTCAATGCGACCGACAAGACCCTGCTGGCGCAAATCGCAGGCCGCAAAGCCGATCAGCAGCGCGTCGAGGCCCAATATACGATGGCTCAGGCCAATTTCGCCAAGGCCAAGATCGACCTCGAACGTCGCCAGACGCTGGTTGAAAATGGTTCGGTCTCCGGCGATGAGCTGACCATGGCCGAAACCGCCTTCAAGAATGCCGAGGCCAATCTGGGTGCGGCAGAAGCAGCCCTCACCGCCGCCAAGGCAGGTCTGGAAGCGGCCCAAGGTCAACAGCAGGCAAACGCAGCCATGATCGAGGGAGTCTCTGTCGAGAACAACCCTCAAGTGTTGGTCGCCAAGGCCCAGCGTGATCAGGCACAGGTCAATCTTGACCGTACCATCATCCGCGCGCCCGTTGACGGGGTGGTCTCCATGCGCCGCGTTCAGGTTGGCGAACGGGTCCAGCCCGGCATGCGCCTGATGGTCGTCGTTCCCCTCAACGAGGTCTATGTCGATGCCAACTTCAAGGAAGTCCAGCTTGAGAAAGTCAAACCCGGACAGCCTGTGACCCTGCATTCCGACCTCTATGGCAGCGATGTCGAATTCAACGGCACGGTCGTTGGCTTCTCCGGCGGTACGGGCGCAGCCTTCTCGGCAGTCCCGGCCCAAAACGCCACCGGCAACTGGATCAAGGTGGTCCAGCGCCTGCCGGTCCGCGTTGCACTCGATCCTGAACAGCTGAAAGACCATCCGCTGGAAGTGGGCCTGTCCATGGAAGCCGACATTCATGTCGCCGAATAG
- a CDS encoding DHA2 family efflux MFS transporter permease subunit, which translates to MINDDSKSQPLTGASLLIAALAIGTGNFLVVLDSTIANVSVPTIAGSLGVSMSQGTWVITSYAVAEAITVPLTGWLAMKFGAARTFIFCFFAFALVSLYCGMAGSLNSLILGRVLLGLVGGPIMPLSQMLLMRIFPKEKATAASVLWAMTTLIGPIAGPILGGIICDSYGWQWIFHIKVPLAIIGGLVVWFFLRTQPDPKQKARIDAIGLALLIVWVGSLEVMLEEGRDKDWFSSPEICILAAVAVVGFLAFLIWELTDDNPIVDLRIFRHRGFTAASVTFAGGFAAFFASVVILPLWLQQNMGYTATWAGYATGIMGVLAMISAPIVGKVVEVVDARIILSTGLLGLGAMTAWRMTFNGDVTFLQMAWPTLFTGPFMVMFFVPVTGLALATVEPHEQANAAGLSNFMRTLAGAFATSLVQTQWQNTARVKQNELVNMMPNTDRVINDMMQSGMSHDAAVGSLSYTIYHQSVLLSTLEMFGIITIVFGLAALLPWLAPRANIVEH; encoded by the coding sequence ATGATCAACGATGACAGCAAAAGCCAGCCCCTTACAGGGGCTAGCCTGCTCATTGCTGCGCTGGCCATCGGCACCGGCAACTTTCTGGTCGTGCTGGACAGCACCATTGCCAACGTATCTGTGCCCACCATTGCCGGATCGCTGGGTGTTTCCATGTCGCAAGGGACATGGGTCATCACCTCCTATGCCGTGGCCGAGGCCATTACGGTTCCTCTGACTGGCTGGCTGGCGATGAAATTCGGTGCCGCGCGCACCTTCATATTCTGTTTCTTCGCCTTCGCGCTGGTGTCCCTTTATTGCGGCATGGCCGGTTCGCTCAATTCGCTCATTCTCGGTCGAGTTCTGCTCGGGCTGGTGGGCGGCCCCATCATGCCGCTTTCCCAGATGCTGCTGATGCGGATCTTTCCCAAGGAAAAAGCCACCGCAGCTTCGGTTCTCTGGGCAATGACGACCCTTATCGGTCCCATCGCAGGCCCCATTCTGGGCGGCATTATCTGCGACAGCTATGGCTGGCAATGGATCTTCCATATCAAGGTGCCACTCGCCATCATCGGCGGTCTGGTCGTCTGGTTCTTCCTGCGCACCCAACCGGATCCCAAGCAGAAGGCACGCATCGACGCCATCGGGCTTGCCCTGCTGATTGTCTGGGTCGGTTCGCTTGAAGTCATGCTGGAAGAAGGGCGCGACAAGGACTGGTTTTCCTCGCCGGAAATCTGCATTCTGGCTGCTGTGGCCGTGGTCGGCTTCCTTGCCTTCCTGATCTGGGAGCTGACGGACGACAATCCGATTGTCGATCTGCGCATCTTCCGGCATCGAGGCTTTACCGCCGCATCCGTGACCTTTGCCGGAGGCTTTGCCGCCTTCTTCGCCTCGGTTGTCATTCTCCCCCTGTGGCTGCAGCAGAATATGGGCTACACCGCCACCTGGGCCGGATATGCAACAGGCATCATGGGTGTGCTGGCGATGATCTCGGCGCCGATTGTCGGCAAGGTGGTTGAAGTGGTCGACGCCCGCATCATCCTGTCCACCGGCCTGTTGGGACTGGGGGCAATGACGGCCTGGCGCATGACCTTCAACGGTGACGTGACCTTCCTGCAGATGGCATGGCCCACCCTGTTCACCGGCCCCTTCATGGTGATGTTCTTCGTGCCGGTAACAGGGCTGGCGCTGGCCACCGTGGAACCGCACGAGCAGGCAAATGCGGCAGGTCTGTCCAACTTCATGCGCACGCTCGCCGGTGCCTTTGCCACCTCTCTGGTTCAGACCCAATGGCAGAATACCGCGAGGGTCAAACAGAATGAACTGGTCAACATGATGCCCAATACAGACAGGGTCATCAACGACATGATGCAATCTGGCATGTCGCACGACGCCGCGGTCGGTAGCCTGAGCTACACGATCTATCACCAGAGCGTCCTGCTCTCCACACTGGAGATGTTCGGCATCATCACGATTGTGTTTGGACTGGCAGCTCTTTTGCCGTGGCTCGCACCACGCGCAAATATCGTAGAGCACTAA
- a CDS encoding IS3 family transposase (programmed frameshift), whose product MRQKSGLQKPSAEMTIKDIRRKTRKKYSAEEKIRIVLDGLRGEDSIAALCRREGISESLYYTWSKEFLEAGKKRLAGDTARAATSDEVKLLRKEARDLKEVVAEQTLELRLLKKKHDRRWGRRRVRYPASEKHEIIRLVEESHLPVTRTLKMLGIPKSTFYRWYDRFLIDGVEGLEDHSSAPSRVWNRIEDDVRDKIVELALEQTELSPRELAVTFTDTESYFVSEASVYRLLKAHDLITSPAFIVMKADNEFRDKTTRPNEMWQTDFTYLKVIGWGWLYLSTILDDFSRYVVAWKLCTTMKVHDVTDTLNLALEASGCDSVKVEHKPRLLSDNGPCYIAEDLGNWLEDRSMKQIHGAPGHPQTQGKIERWHQTLKNRILLENYFFPADLENEIAAFINHYNHHRYHESLGNLTPADVYFGRGQAILEQRERIKQKTIQLRRLQHQSQAA is encoded by the exons ATGAGACAGAAATCCGGTCTGCAGAAGCCATCTGCAGAGATGACCATCAAAGACATCCGCCGAAAGACCCGAAAGAAATATTCGGCAGAAGAGAAGATCCGCATTGTGTTGGACGGTTTGCGTGGCGAAGACAGCATCGCCGCCCTGTGCCGCCGCGAAGGTATCTCCGAGAGCCTTTATTACACCTGGTCGAAGGAATTCCTTGAGGCTGGCAAGAAGCGTCTGGCCGGAGATACGGCTCGTGCAGCCACCAGCGATGAAGTGAAGTTGCTGCGCAAGGAGGCTAGGGATCTTAAGGAAGTTGTCGCAGAGCAAACACTTGAGCTCCGTCTGCTTA AAAAAAAGCATGATCGAAGATGGGGGCGAAGAAGAGTGAGATATCCCGCATCCGAGAAGCATGAGATCATCCGCCTTGTCGAGGAATCCCATCTGCCGGTAACTCGAACATTGAAGATGTTGGGCATTCCTAAATCAACATTTTATCGTTGGTACGACCGTTTCCTGATCGATGGTGTTGAAGGGCTGGAAGATCACAGCTCTGCCCCGTCACGAGTCTGGAACCGGATTGAGGATGATGTCCGTGACAAGATCGTCGAACTGGCTCTGGAGCAAACCGAATTGTCTCCCCGGGAGCTGGCAGTGACCTTCACAGACACGGAAAGCTATTTTGTCTCAGAGGCTTCGGTCTATCGTCTTCTGAAAGCTCATGACTTGATCACGTCTCCGGCCTTCATCGTCATGAAAGCTGATAATGAATTCCGGGACAAGACAACCCGTCCCAACGAGATGTGGCAAACCGACTTCACCTACTTGAAGGTCATTGGCTGGGGTTGGCTTTACCTGTCCACCATTCTTGATGACTTTTCGCGCTATGTCGTGGCTTGGAAATTGTGCACTACCATGAAGGTCCATGATGTTACCGACACCCTCAATTTGGCCCTTGAGGCTTCTGGCTGCGATAGCGTGAAGGTTGAACATAAACCGCGCCTGTTGTCGGACAATGGCCCATGTTACATCGCTGAGGATCTGGGAAATTGGCTGGAAGACCGGTCAATGAAACAGATACATGGTGCGCCAGGTCATCCGCAGACACAGGGTAAAATCGAGCGTTGGCATCAGACACTCAAGAACCGGATCCTGCTGGAGAACTACTTCTTCCCGGCGGATCTGGAAAATGAGATTGCTGCATTCATCAACCACTATAATCATCACCGGTACCATGAGAGCCTTGGAAATCTCACACCAGCCGATGTCTACTTCGGAAGAGGACAGGCAATTCTGGAACAAAGGGAAAGGATCAAACAGAAGACAATTCAACTGCGCCGCTTGCAACATCAATCACAAGCCGCTTAA
- a CDS encoding DUF2892 domain-containing protein yields MTVNVGKLDRIIRVIVGIVLLAIVFIGPQTLWGLIGIVPLATGLFRFCPLYTLIGYNSCETSASSEE; encoded by the coding sequence ATGACGGTAAATGTCGGAAAGCTTGATCGGATCATTCGGGTTATTGTCGGGATCGTTTTGCTGGCGATTGTCTTCATCGGACCGCAAACGCTCTGGGGCCTGATCGGCATTGTGCCGCTGGCAACGGGGCTTTTCCGCTTCTGCCCGCTTTATACGCTGATCGGTTACAATTCATGCGAGACCAGCGCTTCTTCCGAGGAGTAG
- a CDS encoding adenine phosphoribosyltransferase, translated as MQSSENIDLKSLVRSIPDYPKRGIIFRDITSLIAHAEGFRQSIRDLAAPFEGKDIRKIVGIEARGFIFGGAMADFLGVGFVPIRKQGKLPGDVVSQDYSLEYGTDRIEMHADAIEAGEKVVLVDDLIATGGTAAAAIELLQDVGGIVEAAAFVIDLPDLGGAQLLRDRGVNVHTLIDFEGH; from the coding sequence ATGCAAAGCAGTGAGAATATCGATCTTAAAAGTCTGGTCCGGTCCATTCCCGACTATCCCAAGCGGGGGATCATTTTTCGTGACATAACGAGCCTCATTGCCCATGCGGAAGGCTTTCGCCAGTCCATTCGGGATCTGGCTGCTCCGTTTGAGGGCAAGGATATCAGGAAGATTGTCGGCATCGAGGCGCGTGGCTTCATTTTTGGCGGTGCGATGGCGGATTTCCTCGGTGTTGGCTTCGTGCCCATTCGCAAGCAGGGCAAGCTGCCCGGTGACGTCGTCTCGCAGGATTATTCGCTGGAATATGGCACCGACCGGATCGAGATGCATGCCGATGCGATTGAGGCGGGTGAAAAAGTCGTGCTGGTTGACGATCTGATCGCTACCGGTGGCACGGCGGCCGCTGCCATCGAGCTTTTGCAGGATGTCGGCGGGATTGTCGAGGCGGCCGCCTTTGTCATCGATCTGCCAGATCTGGGCGGAGCCCAACTGCTCAGGGATCGCGGCGTGAATGTCCATACATTGATAGATTTCGAGGGCCATTGA